From the genome of Candidatus Palauibacter soopunensis, one region includes:
- a CDS encoding amidohydrolase family protein — MRTTAMTLRTAVLAAAFVPSAPSAAYGAAPAMAAARAPAAQEVTAIRAGRLIDGAGQPARDNQVIIVRGERIEAVGDAAAVAIPDGARVVDLTGHTVMPGIVDAHAHLSIRPDVRTLRGQLEGMEQHDAMQMARIIRNIRVQLMSGVTSVYVVGEVHYNDIQASQAVEEGIVPGPRIYPSGNFISTTAGHGPAEYRTTNGPWEMRTFVRQNYEMGAHHMKLTITDRARVGPNNGTPYAPGESNYTKEEIDAAVNELHRLGIEATAHANGESIRLAVEAGVNSIQHGGNLNEELMDLMASRDVGFVNTYTIGFQSVFNEWGFLDNEAGDIRDWLERGRQVHARALEENPGRAQRRLDRLGQLRRSKEKGVKVGIGTDSMHGYMLLEMENLVAAGFTPLEAITAATGLNAEIVGIEDEVGTVEVGRFADIIAIDGRPDENIRDMGNVAFIMVGGRDQSALSFR, encoded by the coding sequence ATGCGAACGACAGCGATGACCCTGCGGACCGCGGTGCTGGCCGCGGCCTTCGTCCCCTCCGCTCCTTCCGCCGCGTATGGCGCCGCTCCGGCGATGGCTGCGGCTCGCGCCCCGGCGGCCCAGGAAGTGACGGCGATCCGGGCCGGTCGGCTCATCGACGGCGCGGGCCAGCCGGCTCGCGACAACCAGGTGATCATCGTGCGCGGCGAGCGGATCGAAGCCGTGGGCGACGCGGCCGCCGTCGCGATCCCGGACGGCGCCCGGGTCGTCGACCTGACCGGACACACCGTGATGCCCGGGATCGTCGACGCGCACGCCCACCTTTCGATCCGGCCCGACGTTCGCACGCTCCGGGGCCAGCTGGAGGGAATGGAGCAGCACGACGCCATGCAGATGGCGCGCATCATCCGGAACATCCGGGTGCAGCTCATGTCCGGCGTCACGAGCGTCTACGTCGTCGGCGAGGTCCACTACAACGACATCCAGGCCTCGCAGGCCGTGGAGGAGGGGATCGTTCCCGGCCCCCGGATCTATCCCAGCGGGAACTTCATCTCGACCACCGCCGGCCACGGCCCGGCGGAGTACCGGACGACCAACGGACCCTGGGAGATGCGCACGTTCGTGCGGCAGAACTATGAGATGGGCGCGCACCACATGAAGCTGACGATCACCGACCGCGCGCGGGTGGGGCCCAACAACGGCACCCCGTACGCTCCGGGCGAGAGCAACTACACGAAGGAAGAGATCGACGCGGCCGTGAACGAACTGCACCGGCTCGGGATCGAGGCCACCGCGCACGCGAACGGAGAGTCCATCCGCCTGGCGGTCGAGGCGGGAGTCAACTCGATCCAGCACGGCGGGAACCTCAACGAAGAGTTGATGGACCTCATGGCGAGCCGCGACGTGGGGTTCGTGAACACGTACACCATCGGTTTCCAGAGCGTCTTCAACGAGTGGGGCTTCCTCGACAACGAAGCGGGCGACATCCGCGACTGGCTCGAGCGCGGGCGTCAGGTGCACGCGCGGGCGCTTGAAGAGAACCCGGGGCGGGCGCAGCGGCGGCTGGACCGCCTCGGGCAGCTCCGCCGCTCGAAGGAGAAGGGCGTCAAGGTCGGCATCGGGACGGACAGCATGCACGGGTACATGCTGTTGGAGATGGAGAACCTGGTGGCCGCGGGGTTCACGCCGCTCGAGGCGATCACGGCGGCCACCGGGCTGAACGCCGAGATCGTGGGGATCGAAGATGAAGTGGGGACGGTCGAGGTGGGCCGCTTCGCCGATATCATCGCGATCGACGGTCGGCCCGACGAGAACATCCGCGACATGGGGAATGTGGCGTTCATCATGGTCGGCGGCCGCGACCAGTCCGCGCTCAGTTTCCGGTAA
- a CDS encoding oxygenase MpaB family protein — MRIPSSYAAGYEAARAVDARLADDFIRHTMLGDPLADRVVEDLAAAFAPSEVHPLIASALRDPFQLPDGLPDSLRELVSEVSVIPDWYDPKLAQAATRGFIRNSNIIPAALAGAAIVEGFSTLISKSFRIRGRITQNGVRRLRQNLLHLADQYLPGGMEPGGDGWRLTLRIRLVHAQSRMLLKDCDEWDTAAHGMPISAANILLASTTFSARLLQHARRLGAKFSDMEWEGYVHVWRYTAWIMGVPEAILFEDYDDARRRFEIGMLCEPAPDDDAIIMANSIVNSAPLLLGVKDPKERRPFATFIYQVCRELVGDELADQFLFPPSKRVRQVPLLWLKHRLRRVALERIPGFHKLDSGYDYMEMLDISNVGDFEQSYSLPTTVHDEASRPW; from the coding sequence ATGAGGATTCCGTCCAGCTACGCTGCCGGGTACGAGGCGGCGCGGGCCGTCGACGCCCGATTGGCGGACGATTTCATCCGCCATACGATGCTCGGCGACCCCCTTGCCGATCGCGTCGTCGAGGATCTTGCGGCCGCCTTCGCTCCCAGCGAGGTGCACCCGCTCATCGCTTCGGCCCTGCGGGATCCGTTTCAGTTGCCCGACGGCCTGCCCGACTCCCTCAGGGAGTTGGTGAGCGAGGTATCCGTCATTCCGGACTGGTACGATCCGAAGCTGGCGCAGGCGGCCACGCGCGGCTTCATCCGCAATTCCAACATCATACCGGCAGCCCTGGCCGGAGCCGCGATCGTGGAAGGCTTCTCGACGCTGATCAGCAAGTCTTTCCGGATTCGGGGCCGCATCACTCAGAACGGGGTTCGCCGCCTCCGCCAGAACCTCCTGCACCTGGCCGACCAGTACCTCCCCGGCGGGATGGAGCCGGGTGGAGATGGGTGGCGATTGACGCTTCGTATCCGATTGGTGCATGCGCAGTCGAGGATGCTGCTCAAGGATTGCGACGAATGGGACACGGCGGCGCACGGCATGCCGATCAGTGCCGCCAATATCCTGCTCGCTTCGACCACCTTTTCGGCGCGTCTCCTCCAGCACGCCAGGCGCCTCGGCGCAAAATTCAGCGACATGGAGTGGGAGGGCTACGTCCACGTGTGGAGGTATACCGCCTGGATCATGGGCGTGCCGGAGGCGATCCTCTTCGAGGACTACGATGATGCGCGCCGCAGATTCGAGATCGGGATGTTGTGCGAGCCCGCCCCGGACGACGATGCCATCATCATGGCGAACAGCATCGTGAACAGCGCTCCGCTCCTGCTGGGCGTGAAGGACCCCAAGGAACGCCGGCCCTTCGCCACGTTCATATACCAGGTGTGCCGGGAACTGGTCGGAGACGAACTCGCCGATCAGTTCCTGTTCCCCCCCTCCAAGAGGGTCCGACAGGTTCCGCTGCTGTGGCTGAAGCACCGGCTGAGGAGGGTGGCACTCGAGCGGATTCCGGGATTCCACAAACTCGACTCGGGGTACGACTACATGGAGATGCTCGACATCTCCAACGTGGGCGACTTCGAACAGTCCTACAGCTTGCCCACCACGGTCCACGACGAAGCGTCAAGGCCCTGGTAG